A stretch of the Bacillus anthracis str. Vollum genome encodes the following:
- a CDS encoding phosphotransferase enzyme family protein, whose product MEIAVERVFTKEIVKRAASLFHVTVDEKPLGDFENYIFKAKGDRGEDYVLRLTHSSHRSKQGVEAELDFLRYVAENGAKVAGPLYSTSRNLVEEIVAEDGTFFFASLFTYAKGEQVKGEESPYWGDAYFEAWGKAIGQLHRLTMNYPKTNHRDTWEEDESGIVNELEDDQVKKIATVLMDEIKALPVERETFGLMHGDIHPGNFHYDGKELTIFDFDDAAYNYFIHDLAMVLYYSVLFTPWTAEEKTDFARKQLQVLRKGYEYEHRLADSWYESLPLFLRLRDIGLYGTLQKKFKGKDMPDNFQKLSEELYERIISEEPIVNI is encoded by the coding sequence ATGGAAATAGCTGTAGAACGTGTTTTTACGAAAGAGATTGTAAAAAGAGCAGCGAGTTTGTTTCATGTAACAGTGGACGAAAAGCCGCTTGGAGATTTTGAGAATTATATTTTTAAGGCGAAGGGCGATCGTGGTGAAGATTACGTATTGCGTTTAACCCATTCTTCTCATCGCTCTAAACAAGGGGTAGAGGCTGAACTAGATTTTTTACGATATGTTGCGGAGAATGGGGCAAAGGTAGCAGGACCTCTTTATTCAACGTCTCGAAATCTCGTAGAAGAAATCGTAGCAGAGGATGGGACTTTCTTTTTTGCTTCTTTATTTACATATGCAAAAGGTGAGCAAGTAAAAGGTGAAGAATCACCCTATTGGGGAGATGCTTACTTTGAAGCATGGGGAAAAGCGATTGGTCAACTGCATCGTCTAACAATGAACTATCCTAAAACGAATCATCGTGATACATGGGAAGAAGATGAGAGTGGGATTGTTAATGAATTAGAAGATGATCAAGTGAAAAAGATTGCTACTGTATTAATGGATGAGATAAAGGCTCTTCCAGTTGAAAGAGAAACGTTCGGCCTTATGCACGGTGACATTCATCCAGGTAATTTTCATTATGATGGAAAAGAGCTAACGATCTTTGATTTTGATGATGCGGCCTATAATTACTTTATACACGATTTAGCGATGGTTCTCTACTACTCTGTTCTATTTACACCGTGGACAGCGGAAGAGAAGACAGACTTTGCTCGTAAACAGCTACAAGTGTTACGGAAAGGCTATGAGTATGAGCACAGACTGGCGGATAGTTGGTATGAATCATTACCACTATTTTTACGTTTGCGTGACATAGGTCTATACGGCACACTCCAAAAGAAGTTTAAGGGGAAAGATATGCCAGATAACTTCCAAAAATTATCTGAAGAGTTATATGAAAGAATTATAAGCGAAGAACCAATTGTGAATATATAA
- a CDS encoding alanine/glycine:cation symporter family protein codes for MEAFVNWLNNIVWSPALVYLCLGVGLYFSIRTRFLQVRHVGEMVKLTFQGEKSEAGVSSFQALALSLSGRVGTGNIAGVATAVAFGGPGAVFWMWAVAFLGAGSAYVESTLAQIYKTKHQGQFRGGPAYYIEKGLGVKWYALVFVAATILATGLLLPGVQANSIAVSLETAFGINTTLSGALLVVVLALIIFGGVKRIVNVAQVVVPFMAVGYILVACVIVAMNIEKLPEAFMLIIRSAFALEAAFGGIIGLAISWGVKRGIYSNEAGQGTGPHAAAAAEVSHPAKQGLVQAFSVYIDTLFVCSATAFMMIITGMYNVFDASGKNFIVNKLNGAQPGPGYTQAAVESVFPGFGNGFVAISLLFFAFTTIMAYYYIAETNIAYLNRDKDRPWLSMVLKFVFLGAVFYGCIKTAATAWALGDIGVEIMAWVNIIAILLLQKPALVALKDYEKQKKEGKDPVFDPGPLGIKNADFWEHEYGKGKKEEVS; via the coding sequence TTGGAAGCTTTCGTAAATTGGTTAAATAATATTGTTTGGAGTCCAGCACTTGTTTATTTATGTTTAGGAGTAGGTTTATATTTTTCTATTCGAACGAGGTTTTTACAAGTAAGGCATGTAGGAGAAATGGTGAAGCTGACATTTCAAGGAGAAAAATCAGAGGCTGGTGTTTCTTCATTCCAAGCGTTAGCACTTTCGTTATCAGGGCGCGTTGGGACAGGGAATATCGCTGGGGTAGCTACAGCGGTTGCCTTCGGTGGACCAGGGGCTGTATTTTGGATGTGGGCAGTAGCCTTTTTAGGAGCAGGATCAGCTTATGTAGAATCAACACTCGCGCAAATATATAAGACGAAACATCAAGGACAGTTTCGCGGTGGACCTGCTTATTACATTGAAAAAGGTTTAGGGGTTAAATGGTATGCTTTAGTATTCGTTGCAGCGACAATTCTTGCAACGGGGCTTTTACTACCAGGTGTGCAGGCAAATAGTATTGCCGTAAGTTTAGAAACAGCCTTTGGAATTAACACTACTCTATCAGGGGCTTTATTAGTTGTTGTATTAGCTCTTATCATCTTCGGTGGAGTAAAGCGAATTGTTAACGTGGCACAAGTTGTTGTACCGTTTATGGCAGTTGGGTATATTTTAGTAGCTTGCGTTATTGTTGCTATGAATATTGAAAAACTGCCAGAAGCATTTATGTTAATTATAAGAAGTGCTTTTGCATTAGAAGCAGCATTTGGTGGTATTATCGGTTTAGCAATTTCTTGGGGAGTAAAACGTGGTATTTATTCTAATGAAGCAGGGCAAGGAACTGGACCACATGCAGCAGCAGCAGCGGAAGTATCACATCCAGCTAAGCAAGGCTTAGTGCAAGCATTTTCCGTTTACATTGATACATTATTTGTTTGTTCAGCAACAGCATTTATGATGATTATTACAGGCATGTATAACGTATTTGATGCAAGCGGAAAAAACTTTATCGTAAATAAATTAAATGGTGCACAGCCAGGACCAGGATATACACAGGCAGCAGTAGAATCTGTTTTCCCTGGATTTGGAAACGGTTTCGTTGCAATCTCGTTACTATTCTTTGCATTTACAACAATTATGGCGTATTACTACATTGCAGAAACGAATATCGCGTACTTAAACCGTGATAAAGACCGCCCTTGGTTGTCTATGGTACTAAAATTTGTCTTTTTAGGTGCTGTATTCTACGGCTGTATAAAAACAGCAGCAACGGCTTGGGCTTTAGGTGATATCGGTGTAGAAATTATGGCATGGGTAAATATCATTGCGATTTTATTGTTACAAAAACCTGCATTAGTTGCATTAAAGGATTATGAAAAGCAGAAGAAAGAAGGAAAAGATCCAGTATTCGATCCAGGGCCATTAGGCATTAAAAATGCTGATTTCTGGGAGCATGAATACGGAAAAGGTAAGAAAGAAGAAGTATCTTAA